Proteins found in one Hyla sarda isolate aHylSar1 chromosome 7, aHylSar1.hap1, whole genome shotgun sequence genomic segment:
- the LOC130283142 gene encoding uncharacterized protein LOC130283142, producing MTKATFARSVGSGSDMSSKCMQHCLTKPLHDLKSPSYLEDLPNETITTPAKEILCITKIDTQNEVNHSLKFRHFHDMEDHKSIIATESSQEASLHHSTMESEIDQTAELLPSGSIQSLQNGIKKAVTETSPLQLIGSDFIPKANDYLMEEEPSLSIPKYFQAKSFIQQSRSESIKWIPSSMELPESVLDIGEIEPHGNVTADLYSDGTWGPHGQTPDLTENIKQNVDFLRKSDDHNNEDLYTDSKFFEEIKELIREIPSKREMTDDIMFKNKVWNIPNPENIHRKGTDYQIRCTKKGEYIETGHGDTDEGTFMCKSTEHESQANSALYPHAVTSQYVPMLHESKATDDIKLKSGLKLLRDRMINDDFIGEHNACHEDQTAKSDNRISKEVNQCESEVSNDKTQKDKVYLKRINKQKLEIESDALKAFDKYADSKETYNHVSGITSICNVPYSQVTFLSVEGISNKNTDNPPQSSSETLSCIEEKQSLAKLNISTCASHEDKMSYRDTEDQPQICSNNDGRKGAIKIKHFEARNSITNQLEFQRDPSTMCPEKVDTSESTSILKELSSSQSHEISGISPGHDLIASKRGITIKDCRMSSQKVENSGIKTLFKSCSEEKLAPCLKVIDQQDHVSSNTMYINMHHSMDDSNIKEVKKESCHSPDINCKTPYGEVPPEKEVESGSVLETKSNKDNNVNITVSQMISNESIQINNLQVFSRSSDQSLNSTIALDDLLNRCTATISNVTNRCTVNPLDPPKGCKNTVQELSVKSRITCHDPSAQFTSVFHTSTYQGTNSSSDSSDLCTKTSTDQSDNCKSTMSDVSSQDEFNSLQTSNQSTTMNPDSTFKCSDSSLTLSNQCTSSFLESTNQCKPNASDLAYDFTGISPEPLIDFNTTAQDPSIGTTMSDVSSQDEFNSLQTSDQSSTMNPDSAIRCCDLSDISYLSDSTALCAKTSTNQSDHCRTTLPDSSYQGKFNYLHTADQCSAMNPDSTFKCSDSSLTLSNQCTSSLLETTNPCKPNASDLAYDFTGISPEPFINFNTTAQDPSKQFILSNLDSAYHGINKSSDMSFSSDSSTLCMAASSDTFDQFRTTTGQIKISSRDASDQFTTINPMSALDCSVPSLITSDQCTTSVNKSTNQCKKHLSDLSHQCTLISSDLSNQYPSIATDFYQSTFTSVDPPEKYTARFSDLTYTWTNNLSDVPKHTATSQHTFDQDSITSLDQSTTMTYDPTDQLKWNSSDSSYENAITSLDLRDQGKTTSLNSPEECKTIFLDSSNPIPSFPESKKQHTSSQTPPHHLMTNSFDLHDSSNTSCQTALPKTDVNNKWVTNTKNPSLVCRISSTHPHPQNTTLNSDQSLKVSASTSDSISDCCTTVSSDDINKCITTSSDHSVYEDMETTHRCSYQYTADFPNYIDQFTNTSPNQYDRRMANSTEPFNQCATCTSSSHQCRTMSSNVSSHCTAFSGPLFSLPNSLQLSSPSTPDLCGSTTTSDLPDTSMSIFGGPDLPCTTISPFPSCQHATTSTESSDQCTNISVDFHSENNIEWGPLQEPIQDEHGGIIKQCEFSFLEEVRRIFLDSQVVRISLLDTGIILIKEKHHLGNIVLMVLRNGKELGTVIQSSNLYLHYQLDKHFLVTQQLNDDWYRAQDRITKVTMLMKKVPITSNWLKTLHNFLCLPNGRGLLTPYAVITDRNGSILFLMEDRDLLGVGIPPLRYELNTMKNLSEVLSFMKYCKIHRVLPGNIINSILYTPQGICFDPSSFCNNEDLCEFKKCLKECLLVFLFSGQLEEFDGIVELLLERGQVLLEEDWSPQICLARLLTAPVPGTLPFCFPSFSTEN from the exons ATCTTCCTAATGAGACCATCACAACACCTGCAAAGGAAATCCTATGCATAACCAA GATTGACACACAAAATGAGGTTAATCACAGTCTTAAATTCAGACACTTTCATGACATGGAGGACCACAAGTCAATCATTGCCACAGAGAGTTCACAGGAGGCATCACTGCATCACTCTACTATGGAGTCTGAAATTGACCAAACTGCTGAACTCTTACCATCTGGAAGTATTCAAAGTCTTCAGAATGGAATAAAAAAAGCAGTCACTGAGACTTCCCCACTACAGCTCATAGGTTCTGACTTTATTCCAAAAGCCAATGATTACCTAATGGAAGAAGAACCAAGCTTATCAATACCAAAATATTTCCAAGCAAAATCCTTTATTCAACAGAGCAGATCAGAATCAATAAAGTGGATTCCATCAAGTATGGAACTACCAGAGAGTGTATTGGATATTGGTGAAATTGAACCTCACGGCAATGTTACAGCAGATCTCTACAGTGATGGAACATGGGGACCACATGGGCAAACACCAGACTTAACTGAAAACATTAAACAAAATGTCGATTTTCTGAGAAAATCAGATGATCACAACAATGAAGATCTTTACACTGATTCAAAGTTCTTTGAAGAGATAAAGGAACTGATTAGAGAGATCCCATCAAAAAGGGAAATGACAGATGATATAATGTTCAAGAATAAAGTATGGAATATACCAAACCCTGAGAATATACACAGAAAAGGAACTGACTACCAGATACGATGCACTAAAAAAGGTGAATATATAGAAACAGGTCATGGAGACACTGATGAAGGAACATTTATGTGTAAAAGTACAGAACATGAAAGCCAGGCCAATAGTGCACTCTACCCGCATGCTGTCACTTCTCAATATGTTCCCATGTTACATGAAAGTAAAGCGACTGATGACATAAAATTGAAAAGCGGTTTGAAACTACTGCGAGACAGAATGATAAACGATGATTTTATTGGTGAACATAATGCTTGTCACGAAGATCAAACAGCAAAGTCGGACAACCGTATTAGTAAAGAAGTAAATCAATGTGAAAGTGAAGTATCGAATGATAAAACACAGAAGGACAAAGTTTACCTTAAAAGAATTAACAAACAGAAGTTAGAAATAGAAAGTGATGCACTGAAGGCATTTGACAAGTATGCAGACTCCAAAGAAACATACAATCACGTTTCTGGTATTACCAGCATTTGCAATGTTCCTTATAGTCAAGTTACATTCTTATCTGTAGAAGGTATAAGTAATAAAAATACAGACAATCCTCCTCAAAGTTCTTCTGAGACATTATCTTGCATTGAGGAGAAACAATCATTGGCTAAACTAAACATATCAACATGTGCTTCTCatgaagataagatgtcttacaGAGACACAGAAGATCAACCTCAGATCTGCTCAAACAATGATGGCAGAAAGGGAGCCATTAAAATCAAGCATTTTGAGGCAAGAAACAGTATAACAAACCAACTTGAATTCCAAAGAGACCCTTCCACTATGTGTCCAGAAAAGGTAGATACCAGTGAGTCAACATCTATACTAAAGGAACTAAGTAGTAGTCAATCCCATGAGATCAGTGGCATTTCTCCAGGACATGACTTAATTGCTTCTAAACGAGGAATAACAATAAAGGATTGTAGAATGAGTTCCCAAAAAGTTGAGAATTCTGGAATTAAGACTTTGTTTAAAAGTTGTTCAGAAGAAAAGCTAGCACCTTGCTTAAAAGTCATTGACCAACAAGACCATGTTTCCTCAAATACCATGTATATTAATATGCATCACAGCATGGATGACAGTAATATAAAAGAAGTTAAAAAGGAATCATGCCATTCACCTGACATAAACTGTAAGACACCCTATGGGGAAGTGCCCCCCGAAAAGGAAGTGGAATCTGGTAGTGTACTTGAAACCAAGTCAAACAAGGACAACAATGTGAACATCACAGTTTCTCAAATGATAAGTAATGAAAGCATACAAATCAATAATTTACAGGTTTTTAGTAGATCTTCTGACCAATCCTTAAACTCCACAATTGCTTTGGACGATTTACTCAATCGGTGTACAGCCACTATTTCAAATGTAACCAATCGGTGCACAGTCAACCCTTTAGATCCACCAAAGGGATGCAAAAATACAGTTCAAGAATTATCTGTTAAGAGCAGAATTACTTGCCATGATCCATCTGCCCAGTTCACCTCTGTCTTTCATACTTCAACCTACCAGGGAACAAACAGCTCATCTGATTCCTCTGACTTGTGTACAAAGACCTCTACAGATCAATCTGATAACTGCAAATCTACTATGTCAGATGTATCTTCCCAGGATGAATTCAACTCTCTTCAAACATCTAATCAAAGTACAACCATGAATCCAGATTCAACATTTAAGTGCAGTGATTCTTCTTTAACTCTATCTAATCAATGTACATCTTCTTTTCTTGAGTCAACCAACCAGTGCAAACCCAATGCATCTGATTTAGCCTATGATTTTACAGGCATCTCCCCAGAGCCACTTATTGATTTCAACACTACTGCCCAAGATCCTTCTATTGGTACTACTATGTCAGATGTATCTTCCCAGGATGAATTCAACTCTCTTCAAACATCTGATCAAAGTTCAACCATGAATCCAGATTCAGCAATCAGGTGCTGTGACTTATCTGATATATCATACTTATCTGATTCCACTGCCCTGTGTGCAAAGACCTCCACAAATCAATCTGATCACTGCAGAACTACCCTGCCAGATTCATCTTACCAGGGTAAATTTAATTATCTACATACAGCTGATCAATGTTCAGCCATGAATCCAGATTCAACATTTAAGTGCAGTGATTCTTCTTTAACTCTATCTAACCAATGTACATCTTCTTTACTTGAGACAACCAACCCGTGCAAACCCAACGCATCTGATTTGGCCTATGATTTTACAGGCATCTCCCCAGAGCCATTTATTAATTTCAACACTACTGCCCAAGATCCTTCCAAACAGTTTATACTGTCCAATCTTGATTCAGCCTACCACGGAATAAATAAATCATCTGATATGTCCTTCTCATCTGATTCTTCCACCCTGTGCATGGCAGCCTCTTCAGACACATTTGATCAATTCAGAACAACCACAGGCCAGATCAAAATTAGTTCTCGAGATGCATCAGATCAGTTCACAACTATAAATCCAATGTCAGCACTTGATTGCAGTGTCCCTTCTCTAATTACATCTGATCAATGTACAACTTCTGTCAATAAGTCAACCAACCAGTGCAAAAAACATTTATCTGATTTGTCCCACCAATGCACACTCATATCTTCAGATCTATCCAATCAGTACCCAAGTATTGCTACAGATTTTTATCAGAGCACATTTACTTCTGTGGACCCACCTGAAAAGTACACTGCCAGATTTTCAGATCTAACCTACACTTGGACAAACAATCTATCGGATGTCCCTAAACACACAGCCACTTCTCAACACACATTTGATCAGGACAGTATAACTTCTCTTGATCAGAGCACAACTATGACTTATGATCCAACTGATCAGTTAAAGTGGAACTCATCTGATTCATCCTATGAGAACGCAATTACCTCTTTAGATCTACGTGATCAGGGCAAAACCACTTCTCTTAATTCACCTGAAGAGTGCAAAACCATTTTCTTAGATTCATCCAACCCTATACCTTCATTTCCTGAGTCAAAGAAACAGCACACAAGTTCTCAAACACCACCCCATCACCTCATGACTAATTCTTTTGACCTTCATGATTCATCTAATACATCTTGCCAAACTGCACTGCCCAAGACTGATGTAAACAATAAATGGGTAACAAACACAAAAAATCCATCATTGGTGTGCAGAATTAGCTCCACACATCCACACCCCCAAAACACCACCTTAAATTCAGACCAGTCATTAAAGGTTTCAGCCTCCACATCTGACTCCATATCAGATTGCTGCACAACAGTATCTTCTGATGATATTAACAAATGCATAACCACATCTTCAGATCATTCAGTCTATGAGGACATGGAAACCACTCATCGATGTTCCTACCAGTACACAGCTGACTTTCCCAATTATATAGATCAGTTTACAAATACTTCTCCAAATCAATATGATCGGCGTATGGCCAATTCTACTGAACCCTTCAACCAGTGTGCAACCTGTACTAGTTCAAGTCATCAGTGCAGAACTATGTCTTCCAATGTTTCCAGTCATTGCACTGCTTTTTCTGGTCCATTATTTTCTTTACCAAATTCACTTCAACTGAGCTCACCTTCAACTCCAGATCTTTGCGGATCCACCACCACTTCTGATCTACCCGATACATCTATGTCAATCTTTGGTGGTCCAGACTTGCCATGCACAACCATCTCCCCATTTCCAAGCTGTCAGCATGCAACCACCTCAACAGAGTCATCAGACCAATGCACCAACATCTCGGTGGATTTTCATAGTGAAAATAATATAGAATGGGGACCTTTGCAAGAGCCAATACAAGATGAACATGGAGGTATAATAAAACAGTGTGAATTTTCATTTTTAGAAGAAGTAAGGAGAATATTCTTAGACAGCCAAGTTGTAAGGATTTCACTATTAGACACTGGAATTATTTTAATAAAGGAAAAACATCATTTGGGAAATATTGTCCTGATGGTTCTG AGGAATGGAAAAGAGCTGGGAACGGTGATTCAAAGTTCTAACCTTTACCTTCACTACCAGTTAGATAAGCATTTCCTTGTCACTCAGCAGCTGAACGATGACTGGTACCGTGCACAGGACCGCATAACCAAAGTTACCATGCTGATGAAAAAG GTTCCAATTACATCCAACTGGTTGAAGACATTACACAACTTTTTGTGCCTCCCAAATGGTCGCGGGCTACTGACCCCATATGCTGTGATCACTGATCGTAATGGATCCATCCTATTCTTGATGGAGGACAGAGACTTATTAG GTGTTGGGATACCACCTTTGAGATATGAGTTGAATACAATGAAGAATCTTTCTGAAGTATTGAGTTTCATGAAATATTGCAAGATTCACAGAGTATTACCCGGAAACATAATAAACTCCATTTTATACACACCACAG GGTATTTGCTTTGACCCCAGCAGCTTCTGTAACAATGAAGATCTCTGTGAATTCAAAAAGTGCCTGAAAGAGTGTCTCTTGGTTTTCCTGTTTAGTGGACAGCTG